The Cetobacterium somerae ATCC BAA-474 genome includes a window with the following:
- the ggt gene encoding gamma-glutamyltransferase yields the protein MKFNPTIYPYNSRRNVQYAKNGVVATGSPLAAQAGLDIMKQGGNAIDAAIATAAALTVVEPSGCGIGGDAFAIISIKDEIYGLNSSGTSPASISATELLNKGFKEMPKFGLTPVNVPGIPKAWAELSKRFGRLPLEKVLQPAIDLAENGYSLPVNVGKLWKRAYNLYKQEKGEEFKHWFETFTPDDKIPEIGDIIYLKDHAKTLRKLGETNCEDFYKGEIAEKIDAFSKKYGGYIRKEDLEGYEAEWVKPISVNYKGYDVYEIPPNGHGISALMALNILNNFQLKERENSDSYHKLIESMKLAFVDTQKYVADPKHMKVTIEELLSKDYAKKRASLIGEMAIMPEVGDPKSGGTVYLAAADTEGNMISYIQSNYMGFGSGIVIPGTGISLQNRGNNFNLDLESPNCLGPNKRPYHTIIPGFLAKDGKSVGPFGVMGGFMQPQGHIQMVTNTIDFMLNPQAALDAPRWQWVGGKTIELEAAVPNHIALELSAKGHDIKVVHDSLMFGRGQIIWLLENGALCAGTEPRTDGTIALW from the coding sequence ATGAAATTCAATCCAACAATATATCCATACAATTCACGAAGAAATGTACAATATGCTAAAAATGGAGTTGTTGCCACAGGGTCACCTTTAGCAGCTCAAGCGGGATTAGATATAATGAAACAGGGAGGAAATGCAATAGATGCAGCAATTGCAACAGCGGCAGCACTAACAGTTGTAGAACCATCTGGTTGTGGAATAGGAGGAGATGCCTTTGCAATTATTAGTATAAAAGATGAAATATATGGATTAAATTCTAGTGGAACATCACCAGCTTCTATATCAGCTACAGAACTTTTAAATAAAGGTTTTAAAGAGATGCCAAAATTTGGATTAACTCCAGTAAATGTTCCAGGAATTCCAAAAGCATGGGCAGAATTAAGTAAAAGATTTGGAAGATTACCGCTGGAAAAAGTATTGCAACCAGCTATTGATTTAGCAGAAAATGGATACTCTTTGCCAGTAAATGTTGGTAAACTTTGGAAAAGAGCCTATAATTTATACAAACAAGAAAAAGGAGAGGAGTTTAAACACTGGTTTGAAACATTTACTCCAGATGATAAAATTCCAGAAATTGGAGATATTATATATCTAAAAGACCATGCAAAAACATTAAGAAAATTAGGTGAAACTAATTGTGAGGATTTTTATAAGGGAGAGATTGCTGAAAAAATAGATGCTTTTTCTAAAAAATATGGTGGATATATAAGAAAAGAGGACTTAGAAGGATATGAAGCTGAATGGGTAAAACCAATTTCTGTAAACTACAAAGGTTATGATGTATATGAGATTCCTCCTAATGGCCATGGAATTTCAGCTTTAATGGCACTTAATATTTTAAATAATTTTCAATTGAAAGAAAGAGAAAATTCAGATAGCTATCATAAATTAATTGAAAGTATGAAGTTAGCTTTTGTAGATACTCAAAAATATGTAGCAGATCCTAAGCATATGAAAGTAACAATAGAGGAACTATTATCTAAAGATTATGCCAAAAAAAGGGCGAGTTTAATTGGCGAGATGGCTATTATGCCAGAAGTAGGAGATCCGAAATCTGGAGGAACAGTTTACTTAGCTGCAGCTGATACAGAGGGAAATATGATATCTTATATTCAGAGTAATTATATGGGATTTGGATCTGGAATAGTTATTCCAGGAACAGGAATATCTTTACAAAATAGAGGAAACAATTTTAATTTAGATTTAGAAAGTCCAAATTGTTTAGGACCGAACAAAAGACCATATCATACAATAATACCAGGGTTTTTAGCAAAAGATGGAAAATCTGTAGGACCGTTTGGTGTAATGGGTGGATTTATGCAACCACAAGGACATATTCAAATGGTAACAAATACAATAGATTTTATGCTAAATCCACAAGCTGCATTGGATGCTCCAAGATGGCAGTGGGTTGGAGGAAAAACTATAGAGTTAGAAGCAGCAGTTCCAAATCATATAGCTTTAGAATTGTCAGCTAAAGGTCATGATATAAAAGTAGTACACGACAGTTTAATGTTTGGAAGAGGACAAATAATTTGGTTACTGGAAAATGGGGCTCTTTGTGCAGGGACTGAACCTAGAACAGATGGAACTATAGCGTTGTGGTAA
- a CDS encoding chromate transporter — MKFYYELFMLFFKIGMFVIGGGYAMIPFIKAEVVENKKWLTEDEFLDALAVSQSAPGILAVNVSVYVGKRLRGVKGIVAASLGAVLPSFLIILIIAIFFKNFQDNPYVIAAFKGIKPAVIALILTPALSLAKKAGITYKNVIIPIAIATLIALFNISPIIFILLGIFGGNLYYRGERK, encoded by the coding sequence ATGAAATTTTACTATGAATTATTTATGTTATTTTTTAAAATAGGAATGTTTGTAATAGGTGGAGGCTATGCAATGATTCCATTTATAAAAGCAGAGGTAGTAGAAAATAAAAAATGGTTAACAGAGGATGAATTCTTAGATGCTTTAGCAGTTAGTCAATCTGCTCCAGGAATATTAGCAGTAAATGTATCAGTTTATGTAGGAAAGCGATTAAGGGGAGTTAAAGGAATAGTTGCAGCATCTTTAGGGGCTGTTTTACCATCTTTTCTAATAATACTAATAATTGCTATATTTTTTAAGAACTTTCAAGATAATCCATATGTCATAGCAGCTTTTAAAGGAATAAAGCCCGCTGTAATAGCTTTAATTTTAACACCTGCTTTATCTTTGGCTAAAAAAGCTGGAATTACTTATAAGAATGTAATAATACCAATAGCTATAGCAACATTAATAGCTCTTTTCAATATATCCCCAATTATATTTATACTTTTAGGAATTTTTGGTGGAAATCTATATTATAGAGGAGAGAGAAAATGA
- a CDS encoding chromate transporter, with protein MIYINLFVTFFKIGLFSFGGGYAMLSMISQEVVLRHKWLTMGEFTNIVAISQVTPGPIAVNSATYIGYKASGNTILGSVMATSGVVLPSIIIMFILIKLIEKYKHLKWVENAFKGLRIVVVGLILGAAFLLMNRETLYGYSSYIILLVSLVAILKYKIGPIPIVIISGIVGATLLK; from the coding sequence ATGATATATATAAATCTATTTGTTACATTTTTTAAAATAGGATTATTTAGTTTTGGTGGAGGCTATGCAATGCTATCGATGATATCTCAAGAGGTAGTTCTAAGGCACAAGTGGTTAACTATGGGTGAATTTACAAATATAGTGGCGATTTCTCAAGTAACTCCAGGACCAATTGCAGTGAATTCAGCTACATATATAGGGTATAAAGCTAGTGGTAATACCATCTTAGGTTCTGTTATGGCTACTTCAGGTGTTGTTTTACCATCAATAATTATAATGTTCATATTGATAAAGTTAATAGAAAAATATAAACATTTAAAGTGGGTAGAAAATGCATTTAAAGGTTTAAGAATAGTTGTTGTAGGTTTGATATTAGGAGCAGCTTTTCTTTTAATGAATAGAGAAACTCTATATGGTTATAGTAGTTATATAATTTTATTAGTATCGCTAGTGGCAATTTTGAAATATAAAATAGGCCCAATCCCTATAGTTATCATATCAGGAATAGTGGGAGCAACGTTGCTGAAATAA